The sequence below is a genomic window from Thermoflavifilum sp..
CATATTGCCTGCATCGCCGTTGATGCCATGGTCGCCGATGAATGCAAAAATGGTGTGTTTGAAATAAGGCTCACGACTGGCACTGTCCAGGAAAGTTTGTACGCAGAAATCAAAATAACGAAAAGCATTCAATTCTTCATTCGAGAAAAAGCCGTATTTCTTCAACGTATCAACTGGATAATGCACTCGATGAAAATACTTAAGATCTTCTTCGGGAATGGAATACGGCCGGTGATTATCGGATGTTTGAATGATGGCGAAGAAAGGATGTTTTTGTTGTCTTAATATTTTATTGGCTTCCAGAAACAAATTTTTATCGCTGATGCCCCACACATCGAGTCGGGGTGCACTGTAATCTTTTTCTTCGTAAATACGCAGGCTGTCGATATTGTTATCGAGCAAGCCGCGAATATTGGCCCAGCTGGTACTTCCACCGATGAAATAAAAACGACGATAGCCTTTAAATGCATTGATGATGGTATGTTGATCCACGATTTGCGGATTGCGACTGGCCGTTTTATGCACTTCCACATCGGGCAATCCGGTGATGACGGCCCACACGCCACGTGCCGTACCAAAACTCGGCGTAAAACAATGATCGAAGAAGATGCCATTCCGGGCTATGCTATCAATGAAGGGCGTGGTATGTAAAGGATTTCCCCAGAGTGAGCTCTTGTATCCACTGAAGCTTTCACAGATCACCAGTACAATATTTGGATGTAAGGCCGGGCGACTGGTATCTTCCGGAAAATATCGTTCATAATTCAAATGCACACTATCGGGATGATCCACACCCAGATAGGATGCCATCATGGTATAATAATGCCTGGCTTTATCCGTGTCGAACGTGGAATTGCGGAAAGCAAGCGTGCTGAAAAAACTTTGAAACGGGTTTAAAGCCATCTGTGCATTAAAATCACCTTTCAGCGTGAACGCATCACTCCAGCGCAAGGGAAACTGGCCTATGCGTCCAAATATCCATCCGCCAAAAAATAGAAATAAAATTACGGATCGCAGCCACCTGAAACGATTTGCAACCTCGGGTTGAGTGGCAATGCTTTGAAAGGTGTATCGGATATACCAGAAACATAAACCCACAAAGACAAGCATAGCCAGCAGCATCCATGCTACCGGATAGGTTTCCCGGATCATCTCCAGGGAAGTGCGGGGGTTCTGTAAAAACTCAAGCACATGTGCATTTAACCGTACATGCAGATAAGCAAAATGTGCCACATCCACCAGGTAAAAAACAGCAAACACAATCAGGGCAACGAGCCATAAGGCCAGATAGCAGCGTTTGCCCAATTTGCTGTAAAAAGGATGAAGAATGGGCACGGCGGCCAGCAATATCATCCAAACGGCCATGATACTTATTTCACGCATATCATAACGAACACCCATCCACATCACCGGCCAGAATTGCGATTCACTGATGGAGATATGCCGGAAATACACATACATGGCCAGCCTGGCCAGCGACATGATCAGCAAAAAAAATATCGATAACGAAAAAATCCAGCGCTGGAGACGGGAAAATAATGGTTTTCCTTTCATGAGATAAGAAGCAGATGGTGCATCGAATAAAAACGGATGCAAAATACAACATTAGCCGCTGATGAGCAGCTATTAACCAGATGTAAACATCCGACATCAGGAATGTGGGGCGGTTTTGCGGGGATAGACATGCCTTTCAGCATGATAGGAAGAACGCACCAGGGGCCCGCTTTCCACATAATCAAATCCCATTTGATAGCCGATTTCTTTATACTCGGCGAATTCATCGGGATGCACATAACGCACTACCGGCAGATGATGCGGTGTAGGCTGCAGATATTGCCCGAGGGTAAGCACATCACATCCATTGTGTAGCAGGTCTTCCATGGCCTGCAAAACTTCTTCACGCGTTTCACCCAATCCCAGCATAATGCCGCTTTTGGTACGCATACCAGCCTGCTTAAGCCTGCGAATCACTTCCAGGCTGCGATGATATTTAGCCTGAATACGCACCTTGCGGGTAAGCCGCTCCACGGTTTCCAGATTATGCGAAACCACCTCGGGTGCGGCATCGATGATGCGTTGCAGGTTATCCCAGTTGCCTTTGAAATCTGGAATGAGGGTTTCCAGCGTGGTTTCCGGATTCAGTGCACGAACGGCTTTTATGGTATTGTACCAGATGATGGAACCTCCATCGGGAAGCTCATCCCTATCGACTGAAGTGATGACAGCATGCTTGATTTTCATCAGGTAAATCGCCTCGGCTACCCGTTGTGGTTCGTCCCAGTCCACCGGCAACGGCCGACCCGTAGCCACTGCACAAAATCCACAACTCCTCGTGCAAATATTACCCAGTATGATAAAAGTTGCCGTACCTGCGCCCCAGCATTCTCCCATATTTGGACAATTGCCGCTTTCACAGATCGTATGCAGCTTATGGGTATCTACAATTTGCCTGACCCGACGGTAGTTCTCGCCCACCGGTAATTTTACCCGCAACCAATCTGGTTTCTTCTTTTTGGGTTCTGCCTGTATTTGCGTGGTTTCCATCGCGCTATGTTTTTAGCCAACAACAATTAAAAATCATTTCACCATTTCTTTCCGAATATCAATCCTACTGAAGCATTGAAAAAGAATTTTCGTGGTTGATTGTCCACCATAATGGCGATATCCTGAAAATAATACTGACCACTTGCGCTCACTTCAACAGCACTAACCATGGAATTAAAGGCGGCCCAGTCGAACCGCATGCCCACACGCGCATATAATCCGGGGACCCATTTCAGTTGATCCCATCCTTTTTGCAAGCCTGTGCCACCAAGAATGTTATATGCATCCAGAAACTGGGTTTCATTGTTACCGGTATAATGAATATATTCCGTGGCATTGCTTGAAGAATCCACATATACCTGTAAATAATAAGGCCTGAGAATGCCCATGGATAAGCCTCCAAGATAAACGGCCGAAACTTCCACGCCGTTTTTATTGGCTTTGGTACCGATCAGATAACGTTGCCCGATGGCAAGCCGCATCTGATAAAAAATATTTTGCTTGCCGTATACATAAGGATGCGTGGTGTACACATTGCCGAAAAAGTCCACACCAATCGGATTGGCCGATTTACGTTCTTTGGGCGATTTGGTTTCACCAACTTCAAATTGATACAGATTGGTAAATAGTTCATTCTTGCGATGGCCCAGCTCCAGGAAAGCATTCCAGCCGTCGGTGTTCAATCGAAAGCCACCCGAAAATTCATGTGGATACACTTCCTGTCCATCGCGGTTGTATAACAAATAATTTTTAGCAGGCTTACCCACAATAGGAGCAGGATTATTCTGGGCAAAAGCTCCGGCAAACAGCATAGAAAAAGTGATGGACAATAGTATGGTGCGCACGGGAAAAAGGTTTATCGCATAAACGCCAGCAGGTATTCCTGCATTGTAAATCTAAGCAAATTTAGCTTATCGGCATGGAATGGAAAGAAGTTGCCCGGAAGCCCGGGAAAAATGATAAATAGCTGATGAAAAGGCTGAAACAAATGTATATAGGTTTAATGAACTCCCATTACCTTGCAGGTAAAATGGACGAGCATGGCACATTTTGAAGTGGAATATACGGGTAACCTGCGTTGTCGGGCTACGCATCTGCGCTCCGGAACAGTCATCGAGACCGATGCACCGGTGGATAATCATGGCAAAGGCGAACGCTTCTCCCCTACAGATCTGGTGGCTACGGCGCTTGGGGTATGTATGATGACCGTAATGGGCATTGCAGCTCAGGATAAGCAGCTTTCACTGGAAGGTACGCGTCTGGAAATTGAAAAAACAATGGCCGCCTCACCCCGACGAATCATCAAAATCAGGGTGGATGTGCATTTTCCGGATAAGTTGAAAATCACGGAAGCCGATCGTGCTCATCTGGAAAGGGTTGCACGCAATTGTCCCGTAGCCAAAAGCATTCACCCGGACATCGAACAGGATATACATTTTCACTGGCCCTCTTCTGTAACGGCCTGAATGCGCTTAAG
It includes:
- the lipA gene encoding lipoyl synthase; this encodes METTQIQAEPKKKKPDWLRVKLPVGENYRRVRQIVDTHKLHTICESGNCPNMGECWGAGTATFIILGNICTRSCGFCAVATGRPLPVDWDEPQRVAEAIYLMKIKHAVITSVDRDELPDGGSIIWYNTIKAVRALNPETTLETLIPDFKGNWDNLQRIIDAAPEVVSHNLETVERLTRKVRIQAKYHRSLEVIRRLKQAGMRTKSGIMLGLGETREEVLQAMEDLLHNGCDVLTLGQYLQPTPHHLPVVRYVHPDEFAEYKEIGYQMGFDYVESGPLVRSSYHAERHVYPRKTAPHS
- a CDS encoding OsmC family protein, which produces MAHFEVEYTGNLRCRATHLRSGTVIETDAPVDNHGKGERFSPTDLVATALGVCMMTVMGIAAQDKQLSLEGTRLEIEKTMAASPRRIIKIRVDVHFPDKLKITEADRAHLERVARNCPVAKSIHPDIEQDIHFHWPSSVTA
- a CDS encoding alkaline phosphatase family protein, with protein sequence MKGKPLFSRLQRWIFSLSIFFLLIMSLARLAMYVYFRHISISESQFWPVMWMGVRYDMREISIMAVWMILLAAVPILHPFYSKLGKRCYLALWLVALIVFAVFYLVDVAHFAYLHVRLNAHVLEFLQNPRTSLEMIRETYPVAWMLLAMLVFVGLCFWYIRYTFQSIATQPEVANRFRWLRSVILFLFFGGWIFGRIGQFPLRWSDAFTLKGDFNAQMALNPFQSFFSTLAFRNSTFDTDKARHYYTMMASYLGVDHPDSVHLNYERYFPEDTSRPALHPNIVLVICESFSGYKSSLWGNPLHTTPFIDSIARNGIFFDHCFTPSFGTARGVWAVITGLPDVEVHKTASRNPQIVDQHTIINAFKGYRRFYFIGGSTSWANIRGLLDNNIDSLRIYEEKDYSAPRLDVWGISDKNLFLEANKILRQQKHPFFAIIQTSDNHRPYSIPEEDLKYFHRVHYPVDTLKKYGFFSNEELNAFRYFDFCVQTFLDSASREPYFKHTIFAFIGDHGINGDAGNMFPRAWTDQRLTSEHVPFIIYAPALLKPQRHSMIASQVDVLPILAGLANVSYHNYTLGRDLLHVQDTAHNMAFIIERDNDQMGLVNSAYYLKQSIHQPDQYQFVSILNNDPIPHNAYTDSVLQSMRTWMYAFYETARYMTYHNKKQRQVH